The DNA sequence AGAGCGGTCCATGGCGCCGACCCTGCACCCGGGGGACATCGTCCTGGTGGACCGTGACGACCGGGAGCCCAACGCGGCGGGCCGGATCATGCTCGTCCGCGAACCGGGCAAGGACGGCGCCGCATGCATCCGGCGGGTCGGCACCCGGCCGCTGGACGGCGACGTGGAGCTGATCTACTACTCGGACGACAGCCGCGAATACCCGCCCGCCACCTTCCGACTCGGCCGGGACTTCGGCGGCGACATCACCGGGGCCATCGGCGGCAACGTGGTCTGGGCCTGGAGCGACATGACCCGGAAATAGTCATTTTTCGACACAAGGAGACCCGATGTTGGACCTTCGACACCCTTTCCTCGTCCGACGGCTTCTGCCGGTTCTGCTGTTCACCCTGGCCGCAACCCTGGTTCCCGGCCCCGTCCGGGCCTCGGATCCCGACGCCCGGTCCGTGGCCGCCCAACTCGGCAGCGCCGATGCGGGCCAACGAGCCGTGGGACTGTCCGCCCTGCGCCAGGTCGGCCAGGCGGCCCTGCCCGGTCTGCTCAAGGCCTTGAGTGACACGTCCGCCGAAGTCCGGCGCGGCGCGGTCCTCGGCCTGGCCCTGCAACCCTCGCCTGCCCTGGCCCTGGACGGCCTGCTCGAGGCCCTGGGCGACCCGGACCCTGCGGTGCGTTTCCTGGCCGCCAGAACCCTGGCCCGCCTGGGCGGACTGGCCGCGCCCGATGTGGCCCGGCTGCTGGCCAGCCCGAAAAACAATGTGCGCGTGGCCGCCGCCCTCGCCCTGAGCCGCATGGGGCCGGACGCGGTGCCGGCCCTGGCCGAGACGTTGCGACGCGACGACCCGCCGGTGCAGGCCAAGGCCGCCCTGATTCTCGAATCCATGGGGCAGAACGCCCGGCCCGCCGTCCCGGCCCTGATCCGGGCGCTCGAAACCGACGACATGCGCCTGGTCCACGTTCTGGCCGAAACACTGGACCTCATCGGCCCGGACCCGGCCCTGGTATTTCGACAAATGACCCTGCTCGGAAGCGCTGGGGCCAACCAGCCGTTTTCGCGCCTTGGCGCGGCGGCGGCCCCCACCCTGGTCCGGCTCCTGGCCCGGCCCGGCACGCCCATGGCGCAGATGGCCCTGTACACCCTGGCCCGCATGGGCCGCCAGGCCGAACCGGCCTTGCGCGCCGCCCTGGCCACCGGCACCGAGGGCCAACGCGCGGCCGCGGCCCTGCTCCTGACCGGCATCGACCCGGATCTGGCGCACTCCCTGCCCGAGGACCTGCGCCGGTCCCTGGGCGGCGCCCTTCACCTGAACTGACACGGAGGCACAATGCCCGAACTGATTTACTCACTCATCTGCTCGGATCTGCTCATCGACAAGGATTCGAGTTCGACCTCGTTCATCCGGACCATCGAACACGCCGTGGTCCCGGAGTTCCCGGCCACCCTGCCGCCCATCTTCTTCGCCAGCATGTGGGACCTGGACGGAGCGGAGAACGAACCGTTCACCATCTCCCTGAGCCTGATTCCGCCCCAGGGCGAGCCGATCACCCTGGGCATGCAGGAAGTCGCTCCCACCGGGACCATGCTGCACAAGCTGAACTTCCAACTGCCCGGCATCAGAGTGGAGGGCGAGGGGCGGCACATCTTGGCCGTGGCCCTGAAGACCGACGACGGATGGGACACCCGGGCGCGGCTCCCGCTTTACGTGTTCGGGAGTCAGAATAACTAGCTATCCAACATGGCACTACAAAAGGCCGCGTCATGCATACACAGACTATGCATGACGCGGCCTTTTGCGTTGTACAAAATACTACTGCATTTCATACGTCTGCATCATCAATACAACACCACCCACAGCGCACTATAAAATACTTTCTAAAGTAAAACCTTAAATTCTATTTAACTAATTTTTCAAAGTAAAATAGGACATTAGATGCAAAATTTGTCAGTTTTTACTGGACATTTTACTGTCCGAACCATACCGTGCATCGTTCTTTCTATAATTATCGATCAACAACTTCGCCGAACTCTCCCGGCGAAGGGGACAGGGGGGATAACCATGCGGCTTGCCGTCATCATCAGAAGCGAACAGAAAGTGGGGTTGCCCACGGCCGCTGAACTTCGCAGGGCGGGCTTCGTCATGTCCGAGGCCCTGGGGCCGCCGAACGGGCATGGCGACATGGACCGCGACGCGAACGGGCGGGATGGGGCGGACGCGGACGGGCCTGAACGAAGGGGACCGCCAGGCGGCCCTCTCCCGGAACGACAAAGCCCCTGACGCCGTTCGCGTCAGGGGCTTTACCTGCCGTTGCCCGCCGAAAAGCGGAACTAAAGGATGTCTTCGTAGCCTTTGACGGCCTCGTCCACCGGGGCGTCCTCGTGGACGATCCGATTGAGCACCTCCACCAGCCGGGTGGGGTTGTGATGCTGGAAGACGTTGCGGCCCACGGACAGGCCGGAACCGCCCGCATCCAGGGAGGTGCGGACCATGTCCAGGAAGTCGCGGGTGGAGTCCATCTTGGCTCCGCCGGCGATGACCACCGGCACGCCCGCGCACTCGACCACCCGGGCGAAGCTCTCGGCGCTGCCGGGATAGTTGACCTTGACCACGTCCGCCCCGAGTTCCGCGCCCACGCGGGCGCAGTGGGCCACGACGTTCGGGTCGTACTCGTCCGGGACCTTGGGGCCGCGCGCGTAGATCATGGCCAGCAGAGGCATGCCCCACTCCGAGGCCGAGGCGGCCACGCGCCCCAGGTCCATGAGCATCTGCCCCTCGGTCTCGTCGCCCAGATTGACGTGCACGCTGACCGCGTCCGCCCCCAGCCGGATGGCCTCCTCCACGGTGGTCACCAGTCGCTTGACGTTGGGAAACGGCGACAGGCAGGTGCCCCCCGACAGGTGCACAATACAGCCGAAATCACGGCCCTGCATGCGGTGCCCGAGCTTGACCTGGCCCTTGTGCACCAGTCCCGCGTTGGCCCCGCCGGCAACCAGGCTGGTGACCGTGTCGCGCATCTTCTCCAGGCCCGCGATGGGTCCCACGGTCACGCCGTGATCCATGGGCACGATGATGGTCCGCTTGGTATTGCGGTCGAAAATTCTCTCCAGACGAATGGCTTTGCCGATGTGCATTGTTTCACCTCGCTCCTGGCGGTTGCGGTCTATCCGTTACGTGGGTTCACATAATACAGACCAGGCCTGGAAGGAAAGCGGAATTCCCATCGCCGAAGATCGGATTAACGGTCGCTTTTTATGTGGAGTTGTTGACGAATGGTGGCCCAAAAACTATCGTTGGCACCGTGCCGGTTTCATGTGGGCCGACATGACCCACTCGATTGCCTGCCAAAGGGGACAGTGATGACCGACGAGAAAACCTACGAATCCGTCTTCGTGGCCAGACAGCCCATATTCGATACCCAGAATAACACCTGGGGCTACATGATGCTTTTCCGGGACAGCGCGGACGCCGACCACGCCGTGTTCACCGACAATTCCGAAGCGACCATGAGCCTGGTGGCCAACCTGCCTCTTTGCGACACCCCGAAAGGGGGCAAGACGCGGTTTCTGATCCACTTCACGCCCGAGGCCGTGATCAGGGGCATTCCCCACGCCATCCCCTGGGACAACACGGTCATCATCCTCGAAGAACTTGAAACGCCGGACGAGGCTCTGATAGTGGCCTTGAGCGACCTGCTGCTCGACGGCTATGAACTGGCCATCAACAACTTCGAGGGCCGGCCCGGCTGCGAGCGGCTGGCCGAATTGGCCGACACCCTGTTCATCGACGTGACCGGCAAGGACCAGGCCGAATTGGAAGCCATCGTCACCCGGGGCAAGAAATTCGGCGTGCCGCGCATGATCGCCAAGAGGGTGGAGAACGCCGAGGAACTGGACAAGGCCCGGAACGCGGGGTTCCAATTCTTCCACGGCTTCTTCTTCAAGCGGCCCGAGATCGAATCCGGGCGCAAGATCAGCTCGGCCAAGGCCACTCGGCTCAAGCTCTTCGAGATCATCGAAAAAGACGAACCCAACTTCGATGCCCTGGCCCCGGCCATCGAGGCGGACGTGGCCATCAGCTACCGCCTGCTCAACTTCCTCAACTCCGCCAACTTCAGCTTCGCCACCAAGGTGACATCCATCAAACAGGCCGTGGTCCTGACCGGGTGGAAGCCCATCCGCAACTGGCTCAGGCTGATCATCCTGACCGACCTGGCCCCGTCCGAAAAGACCCTGGAACTGGCCTACATCTCGGCCCACCGGGCCAAGCTTTTCGAGACCGCCGCCCTGGGCAGCGGCTACGAGGAAGACTCGGACACCCTGTTCATCGTCGGCCTCTTCTCCCTGCTGGACGCCATGCTCGATACGGACATGAAGGAAATCACCAACCACCTGCCCGTGGACGACGAGGTCAAGACCACCTTGTGCGGCAAGAAAACCCGCTACACTCCGTGGCTCGACCTGGCCAAGGCCATCGAGGCCTCGGACTGGGACGAGGTGGGCCAACGCGCCGCGGCCCTGAACCTGCTGCCCGGCACCGTGGCCGTCAGCTACCAGCACGCCTTCACCTGGGCCGACGCCTTCTTCTCCTCCAAGCCGGGCTCGGAATAGCCCCGGCCCCATGGCCCTCACCCGGCGCGCGTTCCTGACCCTCCTGGCCGGAACCGGCCTGTTCGCTCCGGGCACGGCCGCCGCATCGTCCGTCCCGGCTCCGCCCGGCGGCGTCTTCGCCTTGGCTGGCGTCGTGTACCCCGGCCGCGGTGCCCCCCTGCCCGGCCACGCCGTGCTCGTCCGCGACGGGCGCATCGAAGCCGTGGTCCCGGCACGCGCCGTGACCGACCGGCCCGTTATCGCCCCGGTGAACGCGGCCATCCTGCCGGGCGTGATCAACGCCCACTGCCACACCCTGCACAGCGCCCAAGCGCGGCGCGAACGCTGGCTGCTCGCGGGCGTGACCTCCATCGGCGATGCGGCCTCGCCCCTTGCGGCCCTGCCTGCGCTCCTGGATTCGCCTCCCGGCGCGACCGCCACGGCTTCTGCCTGCGGGCCCATGCTCTGCCCGCCCGGCGGCTATCCCCTGCCCGTACATAGCCCGGAGCACGCCCTGGCCGTCGGCTCACCGAGAGAAGGAGCCGAAGCGGTACGCCGCCTGGCCGACCTGGGCGTCACGCGTATCAAGATAGCCTTCGAGCCGGGCGTCCTGCCCCGGCCATGGCCCCTGTTCGACTCGGCCACGGCGGCGGCCGTCTGCGACACCGCCCGACGGCTCGGCCTGGGCGTGCGCTGCCATGTGGAGGATGTTTCCGGGCTCAAGCCAGCCCTGGACGCCGGGGTATCCACGGTGGAGCATGTGCCCCACCGTCTGCGCGAACACGGCACCGTCCGGCCCGTGCTCGGCCCGGACGGCCTGCCCGTGCCCCGCTACCGGGCCCTGCTTGAGCGCATGGCCCGCGACGGCATCATCATGACCCCGACCCTGGACGTGTTCACCCGAACCCCGTGGAACGGCCCGGCCCTGTTCGAGCCGGTGCGCCTTTTCCATGCCCTGGGCGGCAAGGTTGCCCTGGGCAACGACTTCCCCTACCGGCGCACGGATGCGGGCATGCCAGTGCGCGAGATGCGCCTGCTGGCCGAGGCCGGACTGGACCGGCTCGCCGTGCTTGAAGCGGCCACGGCCGGAGCGGCCGAGGCGTGCGGGTTCGCAAACCGGGGCCGCATCGCGCCAGGCATGGCCGCCGACCTGCTGGCGGTGCGAGGCGCGCCCTCGCCGGACGCACTGAAAGACCCCCTGCACATCGTCAAGGATGGAACCTTCATCCGCTGATCGTCGGGAATATCAGAGCCGCCGGGCGGACTCGGCCTTGAGTGGAGTCATGCCCGCCAGGGCCCGGTCGATGCTGTCCAGGGCCGCCTGTTTGCCCGAGGGCAGACGGACCTTGAGCGGCAGGTAGTTGGAGGCGTGGTTGGCCAGAAACAGGCCGCGCGTCAGTTCCACCCCGGCGAGCATCCCGCGCAATTCCCGAAGAATGCCGGGCGCGTCGGGCAGGACGAACTCGCCGCGCTCGAACCGTTCGTGCAGGGGAGTGCCGGGGACAAGCATGAGACTGAGCGCCCCCACCTGGTCCGGGTCCATGCGGGTCAGGGCGCGGGCCGTGGCCTCGGCATGCGCCATGGACCGCTCCACCCCGCCCAGGCCGTTGATGACCGTGACGTTGAGCTTGAACCCCGCCGCCTTGGCCCGGCGGCCTTGCTCGACCATGAACGCGGCGTCGCCGTTCTTGCCCATGGCCCGGAGGATCTCGTCGTCGCCGGACTCCAGCCCCATGTAGACGATGCCCAGCCCCAACGCGCGCAATTCGGCCAGTTCCGCGTCGCTCTTGCGCTTCAGGCTCTTGGCGTTGGCGTAGACGCCCACCCTCGTCACCCACGGCAGGTGCTCGCGGATGAGCGAGAGGATCTCCGTCAATCGGGGTTGGGGCAGGATCATGGCGTCCCCGTCGCACAAAAAAACCCGCCGCTGGTCCCGGCAATGCCGGGCGGCGTAGCGGATGTCCGCCAACACGGTCTCGCGCGGCTTGATGGCGAACCGCTTGGCCAGGTACGCGCCGCAAAAGGCGCATTTCCCATGGGAACAGCCCAGAGTAACCTGCAACAGGATGGAACCGGCCTCGCTCGGCGGCCGTATGATCATGCCTTGGTAATCCATGCCTTCTCCTTCGGACGGAAGCCACGATACGGCAACGGCCGGAAATGACAAGCCGCCCGGGCATCAAGAATTATAATGGCCCGACACGGGGATTCCCGTTGACCAACCGGACCGGGTTTCTTACTAGATATAGAAGAGTCAACCCATCTACGTCCAAACAGCATGCCCTTCGAAAAAAAACCCGCACGCCCGACTTCTTACGTCGCCCTTGACGAAACCTCCAAGGCCCTGATGGATTCCTCGGTGGAATCCGCCTTTGTCATGGACGTCAGCGGCTACGTGCTGGCCGCCAACGACGCCGCCGCCAAGCTGTTCGACCTCAAGCCCGGCCAGACCCTGCAACGCTCCAACATTTACGAACTCTTGCCCACTGCCGCAGCCGAATCACGCCGGGCCAAGATCGCGGAGTCCATCCGCACCGTGCGGTCCGTGCGCTTCGAGGAGGAGATCGACGGCCGCTCCCTGGTCCATTCCATCGTGCCCGTGGCCAACCCCTGGGGCGAGGTCAACCGGCTGGCCGTGCACACCCTGGACCTGACCAAGCTGCACCGTACCGACGAGGACCTGCGCCGCGAACAGCAGCGCCAGATATTCTTCATGGAGTCCCTGCCCGGCATCGTCTACCACCTCTACCCAGACCAGACCATCCGCTATGCCAACCGCTACTTCCGGCGATATTTCGGCAGTCCGCGCAACCGGAAATGCCGCGAGGCCCTGAACTGCTCGGGCACCAACTGCTCCATGTGCCCCCCCATGGAGGCCATGAACACCGACCGGGCCGTGGAATGGGACTGGACCGACAACCAGGGCAGGACCTTCCACCTCCAATGCAGCCCCATGACCGATTCCAACGGCGAACGCATGATCATGGTGCTCGGCATCGACATCACCGCCCGCCAGCGGGCCGAGGACGCCCTGAAAAAGGCCCGCGACAAATTGGAGGACCGGGTCCGGCAACGCACCATGGAGCTGGAAAAAGCCAACGTGGAGCTGACCAGCAAATCCCAGCGGCTCGTCGCCGCCAGGGAGAAGGCCGACGCGGCCACCCGGGCCAAGTCTTCGTTCCTGGCCAACATGAGCCATGAGATCCGCACGCCGCTCAACGCCATCCTGGGCATGTCCGAATTGGCCTTGTCCATTGAGGACAAGGACCGCAAGAACCGCTACCTGCGCCGGGTCATGGAGGCGGGCAACTCGCTCCTCTCCGTGATCAACGACATCCTCGACTTCTCCAAGATCGAGGCCTCCCGTCTAACCCTGGAATCCATAGATTTCGACCTGCGCCGGGCCCTGTACGGCGCTCTGGACCTGCACATGCTCACGGCCGAGGAAAAGGGCCTCGACCTGCGTAGCAGCGTAGCGGAGGACGTACCCGCCGCCCTGATGGGCGACCCCTCGCGGCTGCGCCAGATCCTCATCAATCTGGTGGGCAACGCCATTAAATTCACCGAGAGCGGCAGCGTGACCGTGTCCGTTAAATCCGCCGCTCCGGCCCATGATCTCAAGCCCGGCGACCCCATCTCCCTGGTCTTCGCCGTGGCCGACACCGGCGTGGGCATCCCGGAGCACAAGCAGCGGGACATCTTCCAGTCCTTTCTCCAGGCCGACGACTCCATCACCCGCAAATACGGCGGCACGGGCCTGGGCCTGGCCATCTGCCAGCTTCTGGTGGGCCTCATGGGCGGCGAACTGACCCTGCAAAGCGAAGAGGGACGAGGCAGCACCTTCACCTTCACCGCCGAACTCGCCGTGGGCGACCCCGCCGCTGCGGAACAGGAACGGAGGGAGGCCGAGACCCCGGTCCCGATCCTGCCCCCCCTGACCGTGCTGCTGGCCGACGACAACCCGCTCAACCGCGAACTGGCCACCATTCTGCTCAGTGAACAGGGCCACAGCGTCCTGGCCGTGAAAAACGGCATCGAAGCCCTCAACGCCCTGCGTGAAGCCCCCTTCGACCTGGTGCTCATGGACGTCCAGATGCCCATCATGGACGGCGTCTCGGCCACCCGGGCCATCCGCGACCCCAATTCCGGGGCGCTCGACCCGAACATTCCCATCATCGCCCTGACCGCCCACGCCCTCAAGGGCGACCGGGAACGGTTCCTGACGGCGGGCATGAACGGTTACATCGCCAAGCCCATCAAAATGCGCGACTTTTATAACGCCATCGCCCGGGCCATGAACGGCCGCCCCCTGTCCCCGGAGCCGAAGCCGGAGCGGGAACAACCGTTCCCGGCCGCGCAGGGCAAGCCCTTCGACCGTGAAAGCGCTCTGGACATGCTCGGCGGCAAGACCGATCTCCTCGCCCGCATGGACGAAATATTCCTGCGCGACGTGCCCGGCGAACTCAAGGAACTGGCCGACCACTTCGCCCGGCGCGACTGGAACAACGCCAAACGCATGGCCCATTCCATCAAGAGCTCGGCCCGCACCGTGGGCGCACATCGGCTCGGGGCCATCGCCGAACAGATGGAATACCTCTGCCGCCAACAGGACGCCGCCTCCGCCGAAAAGGAATTGAAAATCCTTGAAGCCGACGTCCAGTCCGCGCTAGACTACGTATCCGGCATCCACGCCCAACCAACGGATTCCCTCCCCGAAACGTAAAGGAGCACCGTGATGAAAACCATTCTCGTCGTCGACGACGCCCCCATGACCAGGGAACTGCTCAAATCGGTTCTGGAGGCCGAGGGCTTCAACGTAATCGAAGCCGTGGACGGCGAAGAAGCCATCCACATCTGCCGAGACACGCCCATCGACCTGTCCATCATCGACATCTTCCTGCCCAAGAAGGGCGGGCTCCAAGTCATGGGCGAACTGATCAAGGCGGACAGCGCCCACAAGTTTATCGCTATCTCCGGCGGCGAGGCCTTCAATCCCGAAGCCATCGTGGAACTCGCCAAGGTCTACGACGTGGTCGATACCTTCACCAAACCCATCGACACCCGCAGGCTCATCGAAGTCGTCCGCACCGCCCTGGCCGATTAGATCCGCCGCGCCGCAAGCGCCAAACGCCGCCCGACCGCAATGCGGCCGGGCGGCGTTTGGCGCTTGCCTCCGGCGACCAGGGGGAAATGTCTATACCGATTTCCCCCTGGACTCCCTTCCAAAGTTTCTCTTACCCCTTCGTGGATGGCGGGCGCCCAAAATCCGTTTCGCCTTCCGGCGTCCCGGGTGGCGCAGCGCCCCGCATGGCGCGATTTCGAGTGCGCCCATATCCGAACAGCGTCTCTCCCCGCACGGAACAGGCTCGGGAGAGCCCGCAATCCGAAGCCGCCTCCCCCTAGATCAGATCCACCGTGACGCCTTCGGCCACGTAAAAGAGAAGCGTGTACTTGCGTTGCAGGAGTTCGACGACGTCTTCGATGGATTTATCCCCGAGGTCGGCGACGGAGACGTAGGCATTCCGGGAACCGTTGCGGGCGGGATCCACCGCGGTGAAGACGCTGGTGAAGACGATGCCCATGGACCGCAGTTCACAGAGCAGATCGGCCAGCACGCCTTCGGGCCCGTCCATGCGGATGCCGAACTGCGCACCGCCGCGCGCGGAACCCGCCGAAGCGCAGAGGAAGCGAAGCACATCGAGCTGGGTGATGATCCCGATAAGCCGACCGCCATCCACCACCGGCAGGCCGCCGACCTTGTGCTTGACGAGGATGTCGGCCACCTCGGTCATGGCCGCGTCCGAGGGCACGGACACGGGATCCAGGGTCATGATGTCACCCGCGGTGAGGGTGTACAGGCCGCCGCCGCTTTCGACCACGGCGTCGCCGGGGATGAACTTGGACGGCATGGCGTCGCGGATGTCCCGGTCGGAAACGATGCCGACCAGGCCGCCCGCGCTGTCGATGACCGGGAATTGACGAATGTTCTTCTCCCGCAAAATCTCGGCCGCATCCAGCACCGAGGAATTCACTCCCAGGGCCATGACGTTGACCGTCATCCAATCTCTGACCAGCATCGGCTTCCTCCTGTACAGTGGTTTCCGGGATGGAAACGGTAATAATACCTACTCTGCGAGTCCGCAAATTGCAACGGGTTACAGCCGCGCTGCCTCTTTCTCCACAGCCCGGATCAAAGCCTCGAAACGGGGCAACAGCTCGGCGACGCCCGTTTTGACCGCGTCCATCTCGCCGCAGTAGCACTTTTTTTCCAGCTGGCGGGAGGCGTTGACCACATCCATGGCCAGAACGTGGCTGGAAATGTTGGTGATGGAGTGCAGGGCCGCGGCCGTGGCTTTGGCGTCCATGGCCTTAAGCCCGCAGTCCAGCTCCCGGAACTTGACCGCGGCTTCGAGGAGGAAGAGGCCGAGGATGTCCTTGTACAGGTCCATGTTGCCTTCGAATCGCTTGCTCAGGCTTTCCACGTCCAGGGTGATCTCGCAGGAAGCCTCTGGTTCGGGCGGGGCCGGGCGGCAGGTCGCCTCCTTGCGGGGCTCATGGTCGGCGGTGCAGCGGACGATGGCCTCGGACAATTTGTGCATGTCCACGGG is a window from the Desulfovibrio sp. Huiquan2017 genome containing:
- a CDS encoding response regulator, which produces MKTILVVDDAPMTRELLKSVLEAEGFNVIEAVDGEEAIHICRDTPIDLSIIDIFLPKKGGLQVMGELIKADSAHKFIAISGGEAFNPEAIVELAKVYDVVDTFTKPIDTRRLIEVVRTALAD
- a CDS encoding radical SAM protein, which codes for MDYQGMIIRPPSEAGSILLQVTLGCSHGKCAFCGAYLAKRFAIKPRETVLADIRYAARHCRDQRRVFLCDGDAMILPQPRLTEILSLIREHLPWVTRVGVYANAKSLKRKSDAELAELRALGLGIVYMGLESGDDEILRAMGKNGDAAFMVEQGRRAKAAGFKLNVTVINGLGGVERSMAHAEATARALTRMDPDQVGALSLMLVPGTPLHERFERGEFVLPDAPGILRELRGMLAGVELTRGLFLANHASNYLPLKVRLPSGKQAALDSIDRALAGMTPLKAESARRL
- a CDS encoding 2-amino-3,7-dideoxy-D-threo-hept-6-ulosonate synthase yields the protein MHIGKAIRLERIFDRNTKRTIIVPMDHGVTVGPIAGLEKMRDTVTSLVAGGANAGLVHKGQVKLGHRMQGRDFGCIVHLSGGTCLSPFPNVKRLVTTVEEAIRLGADAVSVHVNLGDETEGQMLMDLGRVAASASEWGMPLLAMIYARGPKVPDEYDPNVVAHCARVGAELGADVVKVNYPGSAESFARVVECAGVPVVIAGGAKMDSTRDFLDMVRTSLDAGGSGLSVGRNVFQHHNPTRLVEVLNRIVHEDAPVDEAVKGYEDIL
- a CDS encoding amidohydrolase family protein, which encodes MALTRRAFLTLLAGTGLFAPGTAAASSVPAPPGGVFALAGVVYPGRGAPLPGHAVLVRDGRIEAVVPARAVTDRPVIAPVNAAILPGVINAHCHTLHSAQARRERWLLAGVTSIGDAASPLAALPALLDSPPGATATASACGPMLCPPGGYPLPVHSPEHALAVGSPREGAEAVRRLADLGVTRIKIAFEPGVLPRPWPLFDSATAAAVCDTARRLGLGVRCHVEDVSGLKPALDAGVSTVEHVPHRLREHGTVRPVLGPDGLPVPRYRALLERMARDGIIMTPTLDVFTRTPWNGPALFEPVRLFHALGGKVALGNDFPYRRTDAGMPVREMRLLAEAGLDRLAVLEAATAGAAEACGFANRGRIAPGMAADLLAVRGAPSPDALKDPLHIVKDGTFIR
- a CDS encoding CBS domain-containing protein; this translates as MLVRDWMTVNVMALGVNSSVLDAAEILREKNIRQFPVIDSAGGLVGIVSDRDIRDAMPSKFIPGDAVVESGGGLYTLTAGDIMTLDPVSVPSDAAMTEVADILVKHKVGGLPVVDGGRLIGIITQLDVLRFLCASAGSARGGAQFGIRMDGPEGVLADLLCELRSMGIVFTSVFTAVDPARNGSRNAYVSVADLGDKSIEDVVELLQRKYTLLFYVAEGVTVDLI
- a CDS encoding ATP-binding protein, yielding MPFEKKPARPTSYVALDETSKALMDSSVESAFVMDVSGYVLAANDAAAKLFDLKPGQTLQRSNIYELLPTAAAESRRAKIAESIRTVRSVRFEEEIDGRSLVHSIVPVANPWGEVNRLAVHTLDLTKLHRTDEDLRREQQRQIFFMESLPGIVYHLYPDQTIRYANRYFRRYFGSPRNRKCREALNCSGTNCSMCPPMEAMNTDRAVEWDWTDNQGRTFHLQCSPMTDSNGERMIMVLGIDITARQRAEDALKKARDKLEDRVRQRTMELEKANVELTSKSQRLVAAREKADAATRAKSSFLANMSHEIRTPLNAILGMSELALSIEDKDRKNRYLRRVMEAGNSLLSVINDILDFSKIEASRLTLESIDFDLRRALYGALDLHMLTAEEKGLDLRSSVAEDVPAALMGDPSRLRQILINLVGNAIKFTESGSVTVSVKSAAPAHDLKPGDPISLVFAVADTGVGIPEHKQRDIFQSFLQADDSITRKYGGTGLGLAICQLLVGLMGGELTLQSEEGRGSTFTFTAELAVGDPAAAEQERREAETPVPILPPLTVLLADDNPLNRELATILLSEQGHSVLAVKNGIEALNALREAPFDLVLMDVQMPIMDGVSATRAIRDPNSGALDPNIPIIALTAHALKGDRERFLTAGMNGYIAKPIKMRDFYNAIARAMNGRPLSPEPKPEREQPFPAAQGKPFDRESALDMLGGKTDLLARMDEIFLRDVPGELKELADHFARRDWNNAKRMAHSIKSSARTVGAHRLGAIAEQMEYLCRQQDAASAEKELKILEADVQSALDYVSGIHAQPTDSLPET
- a CDS encoding HEAT repeat domain-containing protein, producing the protein MLDLRHPFLVRRLLPVLLFTLAATLVPGPVRASDPDARSVAAQLGSADAGQRAVGLSALRQVGQAALPGLLKALSDTSAEVRRGAVLGLALQPSPALALDGLLEALGDPDPAVRFLAARTLARLGGLAAPDVARLLASPKNNVRVAAALALSRMGPDAVPALAETLRRDDPPVQAKAALILESMGQNARPAVPALIRALETDDMRLVHVLAETLDLIGPDPALVFRQMTLLGSAGANQPFSRLGAAAAPTLVRLLARPGTPMAQMALYTLARMGRQAEPALRAALATGTEGQRAAAALLLTGIDPDLAHSLPEDLRRSLGGALHLN
- a CDS encoding HDOD domain-containing protein; translated protein: MTDEKTYESVFVARQPIFDTQNNTWGYMMLFRDSADADHAVFTDNSEATMSLVANLPLCDTPKGGKTRFLIHFTPEAVIRGIPHAIPWDNTVIILEELETPDEALIVALSDLLLDGYELAINNFEGRPGCERLAELADTLFIDVTGKDQAELEAIVTRGKKFGVPRMIAKRVENAEELDKARNAGFQFFHGFFFKRPEIESGRKISSAKATRLKLFEIIEKDEPNFDALAPAIEADVAISYRLLNFLNSANFSFATKVTSIKQAVVLTGWKPIRNWLRLIILTDLAPSEKTLELAYISAHRAKLFETAALGSGYEEDSDTLFIVGLFSLLDAMLDTDMKEITNHLPVDDEVKTTLCGKKTRYTPWLDLAKAIEASDWDEVGQRAAALNLLPGTVAVSYQHAFTWADAFFSSKPGSE